A stretch of Gemmatimonas sp. DNA encodes these proteins:
- a CDS encoding sigma-54 dependent transcriptional regulator, whose translation MSHVALYRNEIAASHALARAIPGPSRHVGGRDHDPAHAAATTATDATASRRIMRILVVSPDHVAQDALRTAFEGEGTEVLSASGAPGVVDMVARAQVDLVVCDQQLADDAGFVLLDAMHDRHPEVLTALLAAPGLSSAPHQAAEHGASDYLARPVEAQEAVAFLRRLGSMALVHEPAVPVPGVPQAVPMFRGMYGTTPVMGDVFRMISRVGRTDVTVLVTGESGTGKELVARALHDESGRRNKPFVALNCSALPSELVESELFGHTRGAFTGAVKDRGGLFEAAHGGTLFLDEIGDLGPLAQAKVLRALENGEVMRVGGTRSTHVDVRVVAATNRPLDDMVADGRFREDLLYRLKVISLALPPLRDRKDDIPLLANHFLHVFAERHRLPARAIGEDARELLMSYDWPGNVRELRNVIEGAIVMCDGAEIAVCDLPANLANSTPRMRMPLALLEQSADLPFVEARERALREFDRAFLTAALARNGGNIARTARALGLHRQSLQKLLARRDLRTGEVHREL comes from the coding sequence ATGAGCCACGTCGCTCTGTACCGCAACGAGATCGCTGCGTCACACGCTCTCGCCCGTGCCATCCCCGGCCCCTCGCGCCACGTCGGTGGCCGCGATCACGACCCCGCCCATGCTGCCGCCACAACGGCCACCGATGCCACGGCTTCCCGGCGCATCATGCGCATTCTGGTCGTCTCGCCGGACCACGTGGCGCAGGATGCGCTGCGCACCGCGTTCGAAGGTGAGGGTACGGAGGTGTTGAGTGCGTCCGGTGCGCCCGGTGTGGTGGATATGGTCGCCCGCGCGCAGGTGGATCTGGTGGTCTGCGACCAGCAGCTGGCCGACGACGCCGGCTTCGTGCTGCTCGACGCCATGCACGACCGCCACCCGGAGGTGCTCACGGCGCTCCTCGCGGCGCCCGGGCTGTCGTCGGCACCGCACCAGGCCGCCGAGCACGGGGCGAGTGACTACCTGGCACGACCGGTGGAAGCCCAGGAGGCCGTGGCCTTTCTCCGGCGGCTGGGGAGCATGGCGCTGGTTCACGAACCGGCGGTGCCGGTTCCGGGCGTGCCGCAGGCAGTCCCGATGTTCCGCGGAATGTACGGTACCACGCCAGTCATGGGGGACGTCTTTCGCATGATCTCGCGCGTGGGGCGCACCGACGTGACGGTGCTGGTGACCGGCGAGAGCGGGACGGGCAAGGAGCTGGTCGCGCGCGCGCTCCACGACGAAAGCGGTCGACGCAACAAGCCCTTCGTGGCGCTCAACTGCTCGGCTCTGCCGTCGGAGCTCGTGGAGAGCGAACTGTTCGGCCACACGCGCGGTGCCTTCACGGGAGCCGTGAAGGATCGCGGCGGCCTCTTCGAAGCCGCGCACGGCGGCACGCTCTTCCTCGACGAGATCGGCGACCTCGGCCCGCTCGCGCAGGCGAAAGTGCTGCGCGCGCTGGAGAACGGCGAGGTGATGCGTGTGGGCGGCACCCGATCGACGCACGTGGACGTGCGCGTCGTGGCCGCCACAAACCGGCCGCTTGACGACATGGTGGCGGATGGTCGGTTCCGTGAAGACCTGCTGTACCGGCTCAAGGTGATCTCGCTGGCGCTACCGCCACTGCGCGACCGCAAGGACGACATTCCGCTGCTCGCCAATCACTTCCTGCACGTCTTCGCGGAACGCCACCGCCTGCCGGCCCGGGCCATCGGTGAGGATGCACGCGAACTCCTGATGTCGTACGACTGGCCGGGGAACGTGCGCGAGCTGCGCAACGTGATCGAAGGCGCCATCGTCATGTGCGACGGGGCGGAGATTGCCGTGTGCGACCTGCCGGCCAATCTCGCCAACAGCACCCCGCGCATGCGCATGCCTCTGGCGCTGCTCGAGCAGTCGGCTGACCTGCCGTTCGTGGAGGCGCGCGAGCGCGCCCTGCGCGAATTCGATCGCGCGTTCCTGACGGCCGCGCTGGCCCGCAACGGCGGCAACATCGCGCGCACGGCCCGGGCACTCGGGTTGCACCGGCAGTCGTTGCAGAAGCTGCTGGCGCGCCGCGACCTGCGGACCGGCGAAGTGCATCGCGAGCTCTAG